A portion of the Magnolia sinica isolate HGM2019 chromosome 17, MsV1, whole genome shotgun sequence genome contains these proteins:
- the LOC131230543 gene encoding receptor-like protein EIX2 has translation MLPSLMLLEIFGPLPRFLERSLSLRELRLSKNKFNGSLPENIGQLSELVNLDVSSNSLQGVVTEAHFANLPRLEELRISSNSLILNVSSDWVPPFRLKIIRMGSCRVGPLFPAWLQTQIDFHVLDFSNGGISDRMPTWFWNLSSEITYLDLSHNVIFGNILNSFNYGGLSSVTLFDLSNNSFSGHIFPSIGDMMPSLNYLSLSGNQIEGGIPLSVCKMKYLSVLDVSGNRLSSQIPGCWHDSMIIFVINLSNNNLSGDIPSSMGSLFFLDSLQLRNNSLSGELPSSLKNCKNLVLLDLGLNQLIGNIPVWIGESLTSLRFLVLRSNMFYGNIPPQLSLLTSLQFLDLAQNNLSGTIPSSFSNLSTMAFLPGEFGPILHDLSGTIAKITKKNRTSVVVPMIYLDSYRENMLIGGEELNFGGVLTAVIGLDLSNNNLSGEIPEELTGLFGLFILNLSGNHFMGMIPRNISRLQDLESLDLSRNQLSGVIPQGMANLYFLSLFNLSYNNLSGRIPTGNQLQIFDSSTYIGNYDLCGPPITTECTNDRQSQYPKVSSREEDEESADVPEMLWFYVSIAPGFVVGFWGFCGILIFKKPWRIAYYRFFDDVTERFLATVEIKIARLQRKISRQKLGGQG, from the exons ATGCTCCCATCCCTAATGCTCTTGGAAATCTTT GGTCCTCTTCCACGATTTCTTGAAAGATCTCTGTCCTTGAGAGAATTGCGTCTCAGTAAAAACAAGTTTAATGGAAGTCTTCCAGAAAATATTGGACAGCTTTCAGAGCTAGTCAACCTTGATGTGTCTTCTAACTCTCTTCAGGGTGTTGTAACAGAAGCCCACTTTGCTAATCTACCTAGATTAGAGGAATTACGCATTTCATCCAACTCGTTGATTTTGAATGTCAGCTCTGATTGGGTTCCTCCATTCCGACTCAAAATTATCAGAATGGGTTCTTGCAGAGTAGGGCCCCTGTTTCCTGCATGGCTTCAGACGCAAATTGATTTCCATGTACTAGACTTCTCCAATGGAGGGATTTCTGATAGAATGCCAACTTGGTTTTGGAATCTATCCTCTGAAATCACCTATTTAGATCTTTCCCATAATGTGATTTTCGGAAACATACTCAATTCATTCAACTACGGTGGCCTTTCAAGTGTGACCCTCTTCGATCTCTCTAACAATTCATTTTCTGGGCATATTTTCCCCAGCATTGGTGATATGATGCCTAGTTTGAATTACCTGTCTCTTTCTGGGAATCAAATTGAAGGTGGCATTCCTCTCTCTGTGTGTAAAATGAAATATTTGTCAGTTCTCGATGTCTCAGGAAATCGTTTATCATCACAAATCCCTGGATGTTGGCATGATTCAATGATTATATTCGTAATTAATTTGTCAAACAACAATCTATCTGGGGATATTCCTAGTTCAATGGGTTCTTTATTTTTTCTCGACTCATTGCAGTTGAGAAACAATAGCCTTTCCGGAGAACTTCCTTCATCTTTGAAGAATTGCAAGAACTTGGTTTTACTTGATCTTGGTTTAAATCAGCTCATCGGAAACATACCTGTTTGGATTGGAGAAAGCCTAACTTCTTTGAGATTTCTTGTGCTTCGGTCGAACATGTTTTATGGAAATATTCCTCCACAGCTCTCACTTCTGACTTCCCTTCAGTTCTTGGATCTCGCACAGAATAATCTATCAGGAACCATTCCCAGTAGTTTCAGCAACCTGAGTACCATGGCTTTTTTACCGGGAGAGTTCGGGCCCATTTTGCATGACCTTTCTGGCACTATTGCGAAGATAACAAAGAAAAACAGAACTTCAGTTGTGGTACCTATGATCTATTTGGACAGCTATCGAGAGAATATGTTGATTGGAGGAGAGGAATTAAATTTTGGTGGAGTTCTTACAGCGGTAATCGGCTTGGATCTTTCAAACAACAATCTATCTGGTGAGATTCCTGAGGAACTTACGGGTCTTTTTGGATTGTTCATCTTGAATTTATCGGGAAATCATTTTATGGGAATGATACCAAGGAATATCAGCAGATTACAAGACTTAGAATCTTTGGATCTATCAAGAAATCAGCTTTCCGGTGTGATTCCTCAAGGCATGGctaatttatatttcctatctttatTCAATCTGTCGTACAACAACTTGTCAGGGAGGATTCCAACCGGAAACCAATTGCAAATCTTCGACTCATCAACATATATAGGCAACTATGATCTCTGTGGCCCTCCAATTACAACCGAGTGCACCAATGATCGACAGAGTCAATATCCAAAGGTTAGTAGtagagaagaagatgaagagagtGCCGATGTTCCTGAAATGCTATGGTTTTATGTTAGCATTGCACCGGGATTTGttgttgggttttggggattctGTGGCATTTTAATATTCAAGAAGCCTTGGAGGATTGCCTATTATCGGTTCTTTGATGACGTGACAGAAAGGTTCTTAGCTACAGTGGAAATAAAGATAGCAAGATTGCAAAGAAAGATATCCAGACAAAAACTAGGAGGCCAAGGGTAA
- the LOC131230544 gene encoding receptor-like protein EIX2: MDRSVHLLILLLCFVCTETIQFCSCRGDSIAFFKENERQALLKFKEGLTDPTNLLSSWVGHDCSKWRGIICNNRTGHVVKLDLRNRRPFNIDDYKRWSLGGEILPSLLELRHLNYLDLSMNNFRGISIPDWIGSFKKLKYLNLSRSGFGRTIPHHLGNLSSLHFLDLNNDLGVYSQYLLLPELDANNLQWLSLLSSLRFLDMGRVNLRMATDWLQVTNTLPLLEELRLARCQLPNVPVSLPHVNFTRLSFLDLSSNSIGSKMPAWLFNLSSLLFLDLGGNSIHAPIPNALGNLCTLHTLDLSWNFLDGEITQLAKSFSCLI; encoded by the coding sequence ATGGATAGATCAGTTCATCTTCTCATTCTTCTGCTTTGTTTTGTATGCACTGAAACTATCCAGTTCTGTTCTTGCAGGGGAGATTCGATAGCATTTTTCAAAGAAAATGAGAGGCAAGCCCTTCTAAAGTTCAAAGAAGGTCTCACAGATCCCACCAACTTGCTATCTTCATGGGTGGGTCATGATTGTAGCAAATGGAGAGGAATAATCTGCAACAACAGAACGGGGCACGTCGTCAAGCTCGACCTCCGAAACCGACGTCCATTCAACATCGATGATTACAAGAGGTGGTCTTTGGGCGGTGAGATACTTCCTTCTTTGCTCGAGTTGAGACATTTGAACTACCTAGACTTGAGCATGAACAATTTCAGAGGGATCAGCATCCCAGACTGGATAGGTTCATTTAAGAAACTGAAATATCTTAACCTGTCAAGGTCGGGTTTTGGTAGAACAATCCCTCATCATCttggtaatttgtcaagcttgCATTTTCTTGATCTCAATAACGACCTTGGTGTGTATTCACAATATCTTCTTCTTCCTGAATTGGATGCTAACAATCTTCAATGGCTCTCGCTTCTTTCTTCCCTGCGATTCCTTGACATGGGACGAGTGAACCTTCGTATGGCAACTGATTGGCTACAAGTAACCAATACACTTCCTTTGTTGGAAGAGTTACGGTTAGCCCGTTGCCAACTTCCCAACGTTCCTGTTTCCCTTCCACATGTTAATTTTACTCGTCTTTCCTTTCTCGATCTTTCTTCAAACTCCATCGGCTCAAAGATGCCTGCTTGGTTGTTTAATTTGAGCAGTCTTCTTTTTCTTGATCTTGGAGGAAACAGTATTCATGCTCCCATCCCTAATGCTCTTGGAAATCTTTGTACTCTGCACACCTTGGATTTGTCCTGGAACTTTCTCGATGGAGAAATAACTCAGCTTGCCAAAAGTTTCAGTTGTTTAATTTGA